One window from the genome of Nicotiana sylvestris chromosome 9, ASM39365v2, whole genome shotgun sequence encodes:
- the LOC138878033 gene encoding uncharacterized protein has product MYKAQVNVVTLRNGRELEEVPEKKKYIARPEGELVPKPFEENKKEKPEILTRPPSPFPQRLQKQKDDVVYKKFLDILSQVRVNLPLVEILQEVPQYAKFLRDIMENKQRLTEECNTSVQSKLPPKLKDPVCFIIPLSLGKQEIGRGLSLVMPDGIIEDVLVQLGKFILPTDFIVLDYVVDEEVAMGDHSWLLVKSLLMLGKGS; this is encoded by the exons atgtataag GCTCAAGTCAATGTGGTTACCTTGAGAAATGGAagagaattagaagaagttccagAGAAAAAGAAGTATATAGCTAGACCTGAAGGAGAATTAGTTCCTAAGCCCTTTGaggagaataagaaagaaaagccaGAAATTTTGACAAGGCCACCATCTCCGTTTCCACAAAGACTACAAAAGCAAAAAGATGATGTTGTGTACAAGAAATTCTTAGATATTTTGAGCCAAGTGCGTGTGAATTTGCCTTTGGTGGAAATTTTGCAGGAAGTGCCTCAGTATGCAAAGTTTCTCAGAGATATTATGGAAAACAAGCAAAGACTTACCGAAGAGTGCAACACTAGTGTTCAGAGTAaacttcctcctaagttgaaggaccCTGTGTGTTTCATAATTCCTCTATCTCTTGGAAAACAAGAAATTGGTAGAGGCCT ATCACTAGTTATGCCAGATGGAATTATTGAGGATGTGTTAGTTCAATTAGGAAAGTTTATTCTTCCTACGGATTTTATTGTCCTTGATTACGTGGTAGATGAGGAAGTAGCCATGGGTGACCATTCTTGGCTACTGGTGAAGAGCTTATTGATGTTAGGGAAGGGAAGTTGA